The Pandoraea vervacti DNA window AACTGTCCTATCAGACTTTTGTATTCTATTGCGCGATTCGAGAAAGGGAAGGGAAAAAGTAATAGCGGAATCGCCGAAAATTGAGTAAATAATTTACGCAGATTGCGGTTTGTCGCGCTCAGGCAACAGGGATAGGGCTCCGACAGGTGCGGACTCGCCACCATGCGGTCTTCGCGCATAAACTGCCTTGAAAGCAAGGTGACGCCTGATGCGTGAATCATGACGAACGCTGGAGGGTTTCTTCGGTTTTCGTCCCGGTCGGACACGCGGTCGCGAATGCGACGGACCGGCAAAAAAACAGAGGCCGAAGGTGCGGCGAGCATGACAAAAAGCGGGGCGGCGGCGTGGGAATGCCGACCGGAATGACAGGGGAAATCATGCGTGTGCTGGTCGTAGGTGAGGCGGCCCCCTGGCTGGGCGGCCTGCAAGTCGCGTTGCAAACCGAAGCCAACGTGACACCACCGGTCTTGCGGCATGTCGACAATGTGACGACGCCGGACTGGGTGTGGTTGCGCGAGTTGCCATCGCGCCGTGCGCTCGTGCTCGATGAGTCCGTGGCGCGCACGCCTGCGGTCGATACTTTGTGCGCGCTGGCCACCGAATGTGTCCCGCCGGTGCCCGTCATCGTGGTCGGCGATGCGGGTTTTCCCGATGAGATCATTCGCTGGTTGCAGGCCGGTGTGGCGGCCTGCCTGCCATGGCCGAATTCCGTTGCACGTATCCGTTCGGTGTTCGATCTTGCATTCTCGGGCGGTCGCTTCGTGCCCGAGGAGGCGCTCTCCGCATTGCTGGTGCTTTGGCGTCAGGAGGCGTTGGGCGAAGCCTTGCCGCTGTCGCGCCTGCCCGTCTTTCCACTGGGTGGCGACAAGGCGACGCAGCTTGCGGAATCCGCATTGCTTGGCATTTCTCAGCGTCAGTATGAAATCCTGGCGTTGCTCTCGCGCGGTCTCTCTATCAAGACGATCTGTCAGCAGTTGGTGATTTCCGAAGGGACTGCGAAGACGCACGTATCCGCGTTGTATCGGCGCCTCGGGGCGCGCAACCGCGGCGAGGCGATCTATATTGCTGCGCAGCGTGGTGCGCGGCACCTGTTCGAGACCTGATGCGTTCGGCGTGAGGCACGGAATATCGCGCGACATCTGGCCCGCCAGGCGGCGGCATCGGATCGGGCGACAAAGTCTCTCGGAAGATTCCGGGAATACCCCGGAGGTTATTGGCCGATAGCGACTGTCGAATTACTATACGAACTTCATTTGCCACCCATTTGCCGAGACGCTGCCCAATGGCGGTGTTTCGAGCGTCGATGGTGATCACCGTCGACGAGGCTCAGGAGTCCACGCGTTGTCCAAGTCGTCCTCGCCGTTCGCATCTTCGCCGCCGCAGAGTTCTGCTTCGGCGTCAGCGGCATCCGCCGCGCAGTCCTCCCTCTCGCTTCAGGGTTCCGCCAACGCCTCGTCGGGCATGCCGGGCTTCGGCGCGCTTGCCGGCGTGAAAGTGCTTGAACTCGGTACGCTGATCGCCGGCCCCTTTGCCGCGCGCATGCTCGGCGAGTTCGGTGCCGAAGTCATCAAGATCGAGGATCCGCAGCACGGCGATCCGTTGCGCAAGTGGCGCAAGCTGCATCCCGATGCGGGTGGCACCTCACTCTGGTGGGCGGTGCAGGCGCGAAACAAGAAGTCGGTCACGATCAACCTGAAATCCCCCGAGGGACAGGAAATCGTGCGCAAGCTCGCGGCGCAGGCCGACATCGTCGTCGAAAATTTCCGCCCCGGGCTGCTCGAGCGTTTTGGGTTGGGTTACGAGCAACTGTCGGCGCAAAACCCCGGGCTGGTCATGGTGCGTCTGTCGGGATACGGTCAGACAGGGCCGTATCGGGATCGGCCGGGTTTCGGTGCCATCGCCGAATCGATGGGCGGGCTGCGTCACATCACCGGGTACCCGGACCTGCCGCCACCGCGTATCGGCATTTCCATTGGCGACTCGATTGCCGCGTTGCATGGTGTGATCGGCGCAATGATGGCGCTGCACCACCGCAATGTGAATGGCGGCCGAGGTCAGGTCGTGGACGTCGCACTCTATGAGGCGGTCTTCAACCTGATGGAGAGTGTCGTGCCGGAGTACAGCGTGGCGGGCATGGTGCGTGAGCGCACCGGGGCGTCGTTGCCGGGCATCGTACCGTCGAACACCTATCCTTGCGCCGACGGCATGATCGTGGTGGGGGGGAACAGCGATCCGATCTTCAAACGTTTGATGCAGGCCATTGGCCGCGCGGATCTGGCAGAAGACCCCGGCCTCGCTCACAACGACGGGCGGGTGCCGCGCACGCAGGAAATCGATGAGGCGATCGGTCAATGGACGCAGGCGCGATCTATCGACGAGGCGCTTGCCGTGTTGCAGGGGGCGGATGTTCCGGCGAGCCGGATCTACACCGTGGCCGACATGTTCAAGGACCCGCAATTCATTGCGCGTCAAATGATTCAGCGCCATACGTTCCCGGACGGCACGCCGATCGACCTGCCGAACATTTCGCCGAAACTCTCCCAGACCCCCGGGCAGACCCAATGGCTCGGCCCTGAGCTGGGCGCCCACACGAACGAAGTGCTGGCGCAACTGGGTTATGATGCCGAGCAAATCGAAGCGTTGCGCGAGAACGGTGTCATCTGACTCAGCACACTCGCGCGAGGCGCGACGGGGCGCGGTTGTGACTGCGGCCCGTCGATGATGCGCGTCGGATCAAGCGCATCGGATCAAGTGTGTCGATTACGCGCATCAATCAAGCACGTCGAATAAACAAAGAAAGAACGCTGCAACCACGGAGACAACATCACCATGCAAAGACGTGAATTCGTCACGGCACTGGCCGCCGCCGGCCTCATCGGCGCAGGCATGCGTCCGGGCTTCGCTCAAGCCAGGCTCGAGAAGACCAAGGTCGCGATTGCGGTCGGCGGAAAGAACCTCTTTTATTACCTGCCGCTCACGATCGCCGAACGTCTGAACTACTTCAAGGACGAAGGGCTCGACGTCGAAATCTCCGACTTTGCCGGTGGCTCCAAGGCGCTGCAGGCCCTGGTCGGCGGCAGCGCCGATGTGGTGTCGGGCGCGTACGAGCACACGATTCTGTTGCAGGCGAAAAATCAGTACATCCGGGCCTTCGTGTTGCAGGGTCGTGCACCGCAAATCGTCTTTGGCGTATCGAACAAGACGATGCCCAATTACAAGTCGATTGCCGACCTGCGTGGCAAGAAGATTGGTGTCACCGCGCCGGGTTCGTCGACGAACATCATGGCGAACTTCGTGCTTGCCAAAGGCGGCATCAAACCCAACGAGGTAGCTTTCGTGGGTGTGGGCGCTTCGTCCGGCGCGCTGGCCGCGATTCGCTCGGGCAATATCGACGCCATCGTCAATCTCGACCCCGTGATCACCATGCTGGAGCGCGACAAGGAGATTCGTGTGATCTCGGATACGCGCACGCTCAAGGAGACCGTGTCGGTGTTTGGCGGCAACATGCCCGCCGGTTGTCTCTACACGAACGAATCGTTCATTCAGAAGAATCCGAATACCACGCAGGCGCTGACCAACGCCATGGTGCGCGCGCTGCGCTGGCTGCAGACGGCAGGGCAGGCCGAACTGATCAAGACGGTCCCCGACGCCTATCTGCTGGGCGACCGCGCGCTCTATCTCGATGCATGGAGTCGCGTGAAGGAAGCCATGTCGCCGGATGGCCTGATCCCCGCGGATGGCCCGGCCACGGCGCTGCGCACCTTGCAGGCGTTCGACGAAACGGTCAAGGGCAAGCCCATCGATCTGTCGAAGACGTTTACGAACGAATTCACGAAAAAGGCCGACGCCAAGTACAAATGATGACTGCGCCGGCTCTGAGTTTCGAAAGCATTACCTGTACGTTCGTCGCTCGGGACGACCGTTCGAAGCGATATACGGCCGTCGCCGATACGACGCTCGATATCGCGCCGGGCGAGTTTGTCTCGGTTGTCGGGCCGACGGGGTGCGGCAAATCCACGCTGCTCAATGTTGCGGCCGGGTTGCTCACGCCGTCTTCCGGTTCGATCAAGGTGTTCGGCGAACCGCTCAAGGGCATCAATGCGCGAGCGGGCTACATGTTCCAGGCCGAAGCGCTGATGCCGTGGCGTAACGCGATCGACAACGTTACCGCCGGGCTGGAGTTCCGTGGCGTCGCGCCCGAGGAAGCGAAGGCGCGCGGACACGAGTGGCTCAAGCGCGTGGGGCTGGGGGGATTTGGCGATCGCTATCCGCATCAGCTCTCCGGGGGGATGCGCAAACGCGTCGCGATGGCCCAAACGCTGATCCTCGACCCGGACATTATCTTGATGGACGAGCCATTTTCGGCACTCGATATCCAGACGCGTCAGTTGATGGAAAACGAGTTGCTGGATCTGTGGGCCGCCAAACGGCGCGCCGTGTTGTTCATCACGCACGATCTGGATGAGGCAATCGCACTGTCCGACCGTGTCGTGGTGCTCGCGGCGGGCCCGGGTACGCATCCCATTGGGGAGTTCCGAATCGATTTGCCGCGCCCCCGTGACGTGGCGGAAATACGGAATCATCCGCGCTTCACCGAGTTGCACGCCCAGATTTGGGACGTGCTTCGCGAGGAAGTCCTCAAGGGCTATGCCCAACAGTTAAAGGCGGTCTGAATCGTCATGTGGCAAATCGCTGGCATTCTCACGGTCTCGCTGAGCTGGCTCAACTGGCCGGGTTGGCTGGACTGGATGGACTGGTTCGATTTGCCGGACGGCTTTGGCTTGTTCGACTGGCTTGTCTGATGAGGCCGCCGGTCGCTCGTCTGATATTCCCGGAATTCGTTCGTCATGCGTAATCGTTCGATCATGCGGCACCTGCGCCTTTGGCAATGGCTGCTGCTGGTGGTGGCCTTTCTCGTCTGGTACGTCCTCACGAGCCCGACGCTGCTGCCCGCGTTCTATTTCGACAGCCCCGACAAGGCGGCTTTCTTCTTTGGGGAGCCGCAAAAGGTGCTGCTCCAGATCTGGCAATGGTTTGCCAGCGGTGAAATTTACCTGCACCTGGGGGTGACGCTGCTCGAAACGGTGCTGGCATTTACCATCGGGACCGTGTTCGGGTTGGGGGTGGGGCTGTGGCTGGCCTTGTCGCCGAGCGCCGGCGCATTGCTCGATCCGTACATCAAGGCCGCCAATTCAATGCCGCGTGTGATCCTCGCGCCGATTTTCGGCGTGTGGTTCGGGCTGGGCATCTGGTCCAAGGTGGCGCTCGGCGTCACGCTCGTGTTCTTTATCGTCTTTTTCAACGTCTACCAGGGCGTGAAGGAAGTCAGTCCGGTCGTGCTGGCCAATGCGCGCATGCTGGGGGCGAATCAGCGCCAATTGCTGCGCCGCGTGTATCTGCCCAGCGCCACGAGCTGGGTGTTTTCAAGCTTGCACAATTCGGTGGGTCTCGCGTTTGTGGGTGCGGTCGTCGGGGAGTATCTGGGCTCGTCGCGCGGTGTCGGATATCTCATCTTGCAAGCGGAAGGCACTTTCGACATCAATGCCGTGATTGCAGGGGTGCTCATCCTCACGGCATTCGCACTGGTCCTCGACGGCCTTGTGGGGGTGGTAGAACGACGATTGCTCGTCTGGCAGCCGCAGGCCGGGGAAACCGAAAAGATGTGAACCCGTGCGGCGACAACCGGTGCGTTCGCGCAAACGCCGCCATGACGGCGTTTGCGCTCTCGGCGCGACGTGCGCCACTCGCCGGATGCCAGTTCTGTGTCAACCACGCTTCAGGCTGCACGCTTTCAGGCTGCTTTTTCGGGACGTATTCACGCGAAATTGACGTTGGATCGCAGGCACGCCGGACACGATCCCGTCGGCGTGTCGCAGGCATGACAATGCTGTGAAGCGAGCGGGGCGGCACGCCAGGGATGCCGACATGGCGTCATATCCGAGTACCTTTCCTCGGTTACAATTGCCGCATGCGAATCCTGCTCAGCAACGACGATGGGTATCAGGCGCCAGGCCTGGCCGCGCTTTACGAGGCGCTGGCACCGCTTGGTGACATTACCGTGGTGGCGCCCGAACAGAACTGTAGCGGTGCGTCCAATTCTCTGACCCTGCAACGGCCGCTTTCCGTCTTTACGTCGGCCAATGATTTCACCTTCATTAACGGCACGCCGACCGATTGCGTCCACGTGGCGTTGACTGGTTTGCTCGACGAGCGGCCCGATATCGTGGTCTCGGGCATCAACAATGGCCAGAACATGGGCGAAGACACGCTGTACTCCGGTACTGTGGCGGCGGCCACCGAGGGATTCCTCTTCGGGATTCCGTCGTTCGCGTTCTCGCAGGTCAACAAGGGCTGGGATCACCTCGATAGTGCAGCGCGCGTGGCGCGTGAGGTGGTCGAACGTTATATGGAGCGGCCGTTGGGCGCGCCCTTCTTGTTGAACGTCAATATTCCCAATTTGCCCTATGAGCGCCTCAAGGGCGCGCTCGCGACCCGACTCGGGAAGCGACATCAGTCGCAGCCGGTTGTCCGACAGGAGAATCCGCGCGGCGAAACGATTTATTGGATCGGCCCCGCCGGCGACGCACGCGACAGCAGCGAAGGCACCGATTTCCACGCCGTGGCGCACGATTACGTCTCGGTCACCCCCTTGCAACTGGATCTGACGCATACCGCACGACTTGGCGTCGTGCACGATTGGCTGGCCAGCGCAGGGGTGGCCCAACGATGACGACACCGCCCAAGCGTTTTCCTCTTCCTTTGGCCGAAGTCATGACCCGCCGGCAGCGCAAGGCGCCGGTGTTGGACAAGGCGTCGCGCGCCAGTCCCGCCGGCGCGCCGCCGGCGGCGATGACGCGCAAGGCGCCTGCGGCGACGCCTGCCGGCTCGTCGGTGCATCAGGGACAAGGGAAAACGTCGTCCGGCGGAAACAACAACTTGCGTCCGGCGTCGACGCCGATGGCTGGCGCCTCGGCCCGCCCGGCGGGTGCGCAGACGTCGCATGCCGTGGTGCACAAGGGGCTGGCCCGCCCTGCGGCGACGCCTCACGCACAACCGGCGCCGCATGCAGGAAAGGGCGCGCCGAGGCCCGGCGCGAAGGCGCAAGGCACAAGTGCCGTGCAAAAGCATGCAGTGGCGAGCGGTGCCGTTGGCAGAAGCCCGGCGCGTACCGTGACGACGGGAAAGGCGTTATCAGGTTCGGGCGCGGGGCCGGGCGCAGGCACGACCGCGAGCATGAGCGTGGGTGTCAGCATGGTCAGCATGGGGAAGGACACGCGCGGCACGCGCGCGAACGCGCCGTCCGGCAGCGGTTCGCCCGATGGCATTGGGCTGACGTCCGAGCGCGTGCGCGCGCGTATGGCTGAACGGGTGGCGGCGTCGGGCGTTAAACACCCGGGCGTGCTGGCGGCGCTCGCCACGGTGCCGCGTCATGGTTTCGTCGACGCGGCGCTTGCCAATCAGGCTTATGAGGACGCAGCGCTGCCCATTGGTCACGGGCAAACGATCTCGAAGCCGTCTGTCGTGGGGCGCATGATCGAGCTTCTGCTCTCAGGCGGACGTCCCCTCGAAAAGGTGCTCGAAATCGGCACGGGCTGCGGCTATCAGGCAGCCGTGCTGTCGTGTGTGGCGCGCGATGTCTATTCGATCGAGCGGGTACGGCCTTTGCACGAGCGTGCCAAAGCCAATTTGCGTCCCCTGCGCGTGCCCAATATTCGCCTGCATTACGGCGACGGACGACTGGGCCTGCCTGCGGTGGCGCCGTTTGACGGCATTGTGATCGCCGCTGCCGGTCTCGAGATTCCTGACGCGCTGGTCGATCAACTCGCGATCGGCGCGCGTCTTGTCGCCCCTGTGGGTGGTGAGCAACAAATTTTGACCCTCATCGAGCGCATCGGTGCGCGCCAATGGCGCGAGACGCAGCTTGATAGGGTGTTATTCGTCCCCTTAAAATCGGGCATCATCTAAGCCCGACGGGCCTATTCTGCGGAGGATTTGAGTGAATTTGCGAGCGGGTTTCCAACAACGCGTCGCCAGTGTCCTGTTGCTGAGCATGCTGGCAGCGTGCGCATCGCGACAAGTCGGGGCGCCGGTCGTCGACCGTACCGTAGGCGGCGCGACGACCGATAGCAGTGTGCCGGGCGTGAGCGCGCCGGTGGTCGACAATTCGCCGGTGCCGCCAGGGTATTACCGGGTTCAGCCGGGAGATCGTCTCTATCGCATCGCGCTGGAGAACGGCCAGAACTACCGCGATATCGCGCGCTGGAACAACATCCAGAACCCTGACCAGATCGAAGTGGGTCAGGTGCTGCGCGTGAAGCCGCCTGTCGGCGATTCCGGCACCCCATTGCCGCCACCTGTCGCCAGCGCGCCGTCGAACAACAGCGCGGCGGCCGTCGTCGCGCCGCCTGCCAGCGCCGCGGCCTCAGCGCCTTCCGCGGTTTCCAGCGGCGACTTGCGTCTGTCGTGGCCAGCTAAGGGCGATATCGTCGGGCGCTTCGACGA harbors:
- a CDS encoding response regulator transcription factor, which produces MTGEIMRVLVVGEAAPWLGGLQVALQTEANVTPPVLRHVDNVTTPDWVWLRELPSRRALVLDESVARTPAVDTLCALATECVPPVPVIVVGDAGFPDEIIRWLQAGVAACLPWPNSVARIRSVFDLAFSGGRFVPEEALSALLVLWRQEALGEALPLSRLPVFPLGGDKATQLAESALLGISQRQYEILALLSRGLSIKTICQQLVISEGTAKTHVSALYRRLGARNRGEAIYIAAQRGARHLFET
- a CDS encoding CaiB/BaiF CoA transferase family protein, with amino-acid sequence MPGFGALAGVKVLELGTLIAGPFAARMLGEFGAEVIKIEDPQHGDPLRKWRKLHPDAGGTSLWWAVQARNKKSVTINLKSPEGQEIVRKLAAQADIVVENFRPGLLERFGLGYEQLSAQNPGLVMVRLSGYGQTGPYRDRPGFGAIAESMGGLRHITGYPDLPPPRIGISIGDSIAALHGVIGAMMALHHRNVNGGRGQVVDVALYEAVFNLMESVVPEYSVAGMVRERTGASLPGIVPSNTYPCADGMIVVGGNSDPIFKRLMQAIGRADLAEDPGLAHNDGRVPRTQEIDEAIGQWTQARSIDEALAVLQGADVPASRIYTVADMFKDPQFIARQMIQRHTFPDGTPIDLPNISPKLSQTPGQTQWLGPELGAHTNEVLAQLGYDAEQIEALRENGVI
- a CDS encoding ABC transporter substrate-binding protein yields the protein MQRREFVTALAAAGLIGAGMRPGFAQARLEKTKVAIAVGGKNLFYYLPLTIAERLNYFKDEGLDVEISDFAGGSKALQALVGGSADVVSGAYEHTILLQAKNQYIRAFVLQGRAPQIVFGVSNKTMPNYKSIADLRGKKIGVTAPGSSTNIMANFVLAKGGIKPNEVAFVGVGASSGALAAIRSGNIDAIVNLDPVITMLERDKEIRVISDTRTLKETVSVFGGNMPAGCLYTNESFIQKNPNTTQALTNAMVRALRWLQTAGQAELIKTVPDAYLLGDRALYLDAWSRVKEAMSPDGLIPADGPATALRTLQAFDETVKGKPIDLSKTFTNEFTKKADAKYK
- a CDS encoding ABC transporter ATP-binding protein, producing the protein MTAPALSFESITCTFVARDDRSKRYTAVADTTLDIAPGEFVSVVGPTGCGKSTLLNVAAGLLTPSSGSIKVFGEPLKGINARAGYMFQAEALMPWRNAIDNVTAGLEFRGVAPEEAKARGHEWLKRVGLGGFGDRYPHQLSGGMRKRVAMAQTLILDPDIILMDEPFSALDIQTRQLMENELLDLWAAKRRAVLFITHDLDEAIALSDRVVVLAAGPGTHPIGEFRIDLPRPRDVAEIRNHPRFTELHAQIWDVLREEVLKGYAQQLKAV
- a CDS encoding ABC transporter permease, translating into MRNRSIMRHLRLWQWLLLVVAFLVWYVLTSPTLLPAFYFDSPDKAAFFFGEPQKVLLQIWQWFASGEIYLHLGVTLLETVLAFTIGTVFGLGVGLWLALSPSAGALLDPYIKAANSMPRVILAPIFGVWFGLGIWSKVALGVTLVFFIVFFNVYQGVKEVSPVVLANARMLGANQRQLLRRVYLPSATSWVFSSLHNSVGLAFVGAVVGEYLGSSRGVGYLILQAEGTFDINAVIAGVLILTAFALVLDGLVGVVERRLLVWQPQAGETEKM
- the surE gene encoding 5'/3'-nucleotidase SurE produces the protein MRILLSNDDGYQAPGLAALYEALAPLGDITVVAPEQNCSGASNSLTLQRPLSVFTSANDFTFINGTPTDCVHVALTGLLDERPDIVVSGINNGQNMGEDTLYSGTVAAATEGFLFGIPSFAFSQVNKGWDHLDSAARVAREVVERYMERPLGAPFLLNVNIPNLPYERLKGALATRLGKRHQSQPVVRQENPRGETIYWIGPAGDARDSSEGTDFHAVAHDYVSVTPLQLDLTHTARLGVVHDWLASAGVAQR
- a CDS encoding protein-L-isoaspartate(D-aspartate) O-methyltransferase, coding for MTTPPKRFPLPLAEVMTRRQRKAPVLDKASRASPAGAPPAAMTRKAPAATPAGSSVHQGQGKTSSGGNNNLRPASTPMAGASARPAGAQTSHAVVHKGLARPAATPHAQPAPHAGKGAPRPGAKAQGTSAVQKHAVASGAVGRSPARTVTTGKALSGSGAGPGAGTTASMSVGVSMVSMGKDTRGTRANAPSGSGSPDGIGLTSERVRARMAERVAASGVKHPGVLAALATVPRHGFVDAALANQAYEDAALPIGHGQTISKPSVVGRMIELLLSGGRPLEKVLEIGTGCGYQAAVLSCVARDVYSIERVRPLHERAKANLRPLRVPNIRLHYGDGRLGLPAVAPFDGIVIAAAGLEIPDALVDQLAIGARLVAPVGGEQQILTLIERIGARQWRETQLDRVLFVPLKSGII
- a CDS encoding peptidoglycan DD-metalloendopeptidase family protein is translated as MLAACASRQVGAPVVDRTVGGATTDSSVPGVSAPVVDNSPVPPGYYRVQPGDRLYRIALENGQNYRDIARWNNIQNPDQIEVGQVLRVKPPVGDSGTPLPPPVASAPSNNSAAAVVAPPASAAASAPSAVSSGDLRLSWPAKGDIVGRFDDSKNKGVNIGGRAGQDVFAAGAGKVVYSGAGLRGYGNLVIIKHDATFLTAYAHNSKLLVKEGDSVTRGQKIAEMGNSDADRVMLHFEVRKDGKPVDPMKYLPPQ